In Corylus avellana chromosome ca8, CavTom2PMs-1.0, the genomic stretch TTTAGACGGTAAATATTAAAGAGTTGGATTACCTATTCGAATAAGTCTAAGACAGCtcacctcatatatatatataagggctCTCTCAAATTTACTATTTagattgttaataatttaaacCGTAAATTACTGAAAATCTGAATATGAGGTAATGGTTGAGAAACTCCAAACAAAAGTTATGATGTGAtactattttttcttgaaattgtaACAAAAGTTTATATGGCATATGTTagttcaatttaaaaattttttcaattttcctttTAGGTTTTCTAGACTTCTAGTGCTACATTTATGCTTGTGGAATTCCAAAGAGAAAGAGGATTTTGAGGGTCCTGTTAAATATTCTCCATGTataagaaggaaagaaaaatgttacgttttttttttactctttttttttttttttggttctatgTGCATATtattttctagaaaaaaaaaaaaattacctcacCAGTCCTCagaaaaaatgtgaaaaataatattgacgaaaaaaaaaaaaaaaaaaaacctttcaaCATTCCTCAAACAGAAATGCCTTAAAAAGGGTTTTAGCAACAACAAAGAATTACGAATGGCAcgtttttttaaatatagagTAGAAAGCGACATGACTAAAAGATTTTTCTATCTACCGCTAGCTGTCATCATTAAGCATTTCGTCTTATTCCTAGTCtcctaataaattaataatatatatgccaAAAGCTTGGAAGTTGACGCAAtgcaaaaattaaagcatttaAATTTATCACATGCTATTTAAATGGGTCAGGTtatagttgacttatatagttttatactcataCATTTATACGGTTCAAACTCAAAACATGACATAAtgactgacaattttttatatgacctCAACTTGACacaacccaacacaaaattagagaATTACAGTTGGAggatttgactcatttaattaaatgggtcagattagggttaacctatatagtcttcTACTAATGCTTTGACACAACCCAAACTCGAAACATGACACAatgattgacaattttttatatgacccCAAACTTGACacaacccaacacaaaattagagaATTATAGTTGGGggatttgactcatttaattaaatgggtcagattagggttaacctatataatcttcTACTAATGCTTTTACACGACCCGAACCTAACACCGACATGCAAACACAAATTGCCACTCCTACTCCAAGATTTAAACTCGTGATGTGGTGCTTATTTTGATAGCAAGTGTTGGGTATCTGACCAATATATCAAAAACTCCAAAGAAGATGGAACGTGAAAAGTTACTCTTAAACCTATCTCATACTAGGCTAGCCCATTTTAGGGTGCATACCTCAAATTGAACCTCATCTGGATCATTACAATCTctctgtcttttctttttttttttaaatatacatACCCCCTTCAAATTAATACTCAATTTGCATTGTCCtccataaacttttaattgcataaACATCCCCCAAACTACCATAAATTGCAATTAATGTATCCCTTTTTGTCCCATAAATAGACAAAAATGACCCTAAATTTTTTCCAtgccaataaaacaaaaatatccctataaatttttttttttaaaaaaaaaaccaccgtGACAACCTACAATGAGTGTGGGTCCGTGACAATTGACACCATGaacttttctccttttttttttttttttttggttgatatcatcctcactttttttttttttttttttttttaatgttttatatgtccacacaagagaagagagagagtgattcGAATTAGAGACCTCCGCTTCACGAATTAAGAACctcacattttttctttttttttttgaaaaagaattaaGGACCTCACTTAATTATGAAAGAAAATGTATCTTATCCATATAAGATATACACACTTATCACAATTGGATAATTGGTTATTATTGAGATATTGTGATTAATTGCAGTGGAGATCCATATTTCTTGGAACCTTTCTGGATGCAACATGCAACAAGCAGTGCACTTGTTGTGGCGGGGTGGCATCGAATGGGGTATTCATACAGTGATCACTCTTTCATCTCTCCAGAGCTCGAGAGCCACATCCGCACTTTACATTCCGTCGTCGGAAATGCTATCACCGCCGGAAGGTACATCGTTTTCGGCGCCGGCTCAACCCAACTTCTTAATGCTGCAGTGAATGCACTCTCCTCCGATAATTCCTCTACGCCTGCAAGTGTCGTAGCTTTATTTCCTTATTACCCGGTTCGTACTTCTTCTAACATCCGTAAActacttacttttttttaagtaatatattttcaaagtaaaaaaatgttGGGAGTATTACAGATtttaccataattttttttcaaattcatgcGGCATTCTACATGAGTGCCATGTGATGTCAGTtgggcaaaaagaaaaaagaaaattgacagataaatttatttatttagtggaTGACATAGTAAACATCACGTGAACTTATCAGTTTGCAAGGAAGTTACTTATAAAGATGAAGTGTTCCTAACCGTACtcttttaaagaaattgtttgtgttttattattgattaatgaCATATACTATATTTTAATCTTACAActattcataaaatataaattcttgatttcttttttttttttttaaataaacaatgaTTGATTTAAAGGTTGGTTGAGACTACTACATCAGTAATGCGGGATAGtagtgagataaaaatatagtttttaacattattctttattattttagtaaagacataataaaaaaaatgttatacactatacttttatttcactttgttaATAAGGACTGGTTAACAATTTTACATCAGCAAAATAGGATAAAAGTGTGATGTATATCATTtctttataatgaattaaacaaaaattaaaaaaaaaaaaaaaaattaaagaatttcatggtaaaatattcttaataatctcaaaaaaaaaaaaaaaaaaaaatccatatataGTTGCTGTATTTATAAGTAAAGTATTTTCCTTTATAATGGAGATCGATCGATGAAGGTGAAATCAAAATATCACAGGTTTATAAATTGCAAACAGAGCTTTTCCAATCGAAGAACTACAGATTTGAAGGAGATGCATCCTTGTGGGAGAACAGAACGAGCAATGCTACTATGAATTTCATTGAGTTTGTAACTTCGCCAAACAATCCCGACGGACAGCTGAGAAAGGCAGTCCTCCATGGCCACCCAAATGCCAAAGCTATACATGATCATGCCTATTATTGGCCACACTTTTCACCAATTCCTACTCCTGCTGATGAAGATGTTATGATTTTTACCATTTCTAAACTCACCGGTCATGCCGGCGCTAGATTCGGGTAAGAATTTAATGACCTACGTgacattgtatatataaaatagttaagatttttagtaatttaccCGATTGTTAGAATATGATCGAGAGAGCTTTTGTGAGGTTTATTTGTCCGAACATAAAGATGGGCTGTCAGAGACCCGTTTGGACATATGAGTCCTATAGGGATTCTCACATCCACTGCCCTAATTGCTAGTAATTCTGATAGTAAAATTTATTGCACTTACATTTTTATCTTCCAACCATTTTACAATGCTTACTCTTAATCAACTgttagattttattattattattattattattattattattattattattattattttaacaaggACTAATCAAGGGTTGGTTAAGACTATTACGTTAGCGTTGTAAAATAATTGcaggataaaaatgtagtttatagcattacttatcgaatcttaatcatattaaactattttattggttttttattttattttatttttttattggttaaaTAAGAGAATTGGTTTCCTATGAGATCTTGGAATTTGTTGAACATTATATAGATATGTTTTTACGGAAAACCCAGTATCCACCCTCATAATTAAGCACTTAATAAGACTTAGTTGTAATAATAAACTGTTGCTAAGGATTCAATTATGTAAAAGCATATGGCTGCTCTTAATTCCACCTTTCTTTGTGAACTTGTTCCTAGTCTCAACTCTCAAGTAGTTCTTGAACTTAGATTTGTAGTGCATGCAACTACTATATTACCAAAAAAGGCATAAGGAATCTCTaacaattttgttgtttgaatttaattttagtaattCCAATAAATGTGATACAGTTTCTATAGAGTCCATTTACTCGAACGAATCTCAAACAGCCCGCTCTCCTGTTCAGATAGGTGTGCCTAATCataaaaattctctcatattTATCACCTGAATATTTTAGACATTACATTGTTGATGATCCGGATCCGAATTTCGGTGGTCATATTGGTGGGTTTGATGCAGGTGGGCTATAATAAAGGATGAGGCTGTGTACGAACGAATGACAACGTATATGACCTTAAACACTTTTGGTGTTTCTCGTGATTCTCAATTACGAGCTTTAAAGCTTATAAAAGTAGTCCTTGAAGACGGAGCAAGAGAAATATTCGAATTTGGTTACGAGATCATGAGAGATCGCTGGGAAAAATTGAGTAAGACTTTGTCCACGTCTAAACGCTTTTCTCTCCAGAAACTTGCACCACAATACTGCAGTTTTTCCCAGAAAGTTAGAGCACCTTCTCCAGGTAATATTGTTACtcaagatttaatgatttgattggTGGGTGTTCTCAGTTTGATCATATTTGACAATTTACTAGCAACACATCACACAGAGGGAACACTAGTGCGTTTGGGTCCGTGATTTCGTAGGccaaacacattttaaaataaaaccatGAAAAGTATTCGGTTTGGGACTTTGTTTGTAAAAAATTGGCAGCATTTTCAAACCAAAGGTAAGGTACTCCTACAACAAAATTCCGTCTATATATTAACTTAACAGATTCTGATAGCGTGAAACATTAAAGTCTATAAAATTGTAACACATGTTCTATTTAAGTAAGTGTCACACTAATGGAATCTGCTAAATTAGTGGACGGAATTTGACCCTAgggactaatttttttttttttggcataccacAGAgacctttaagttcattttaataccacatggagctaattgtaaatctaGCAAATCACATGacctgattttgtattttttcccttttttttaaacatacgATTTTAAAGGTTGAACCCGAATTTTATTAAACGTTTcactgtgtttttaaaaattgtgttttcattaactacgttttgaaattactattttattcaaaccgcacatttttaaaaattacatgttgAAGAACACATGTGAATTTAATAGACCGGATTAGTTGAAAAATCAGAAAAGAAATATACTTGAATTGCaaaatttctataattttaacaatttgaaATGATAACAGCTTATGCATGGTTGAAGTGTGAGAGGGAAGAGGATAGAGATTGTTATTCGGTCCTGGAAGCAGCCGGTATAACTGGCCGGGAAGGTGGCTTGTTTGGTGCTGAACTTGATCGTTATGTGCGTCTCAGTCTCATCCGAAGCcaagatgattttgatttactCCTTCATCGCCTACGCAAAATCTCAGGGGAAGAAGGAGCCAAGCCTTTCTAGTTTAATGTAATCAACATCAGTTGATTACAATTACAAAGCTATTGGCATTTATTTTGTAACAAAATCATTATCTAGTGAAGTGGTCATGTCTATTGACCcgctatatatgtatatatatggaaagAGTAATATTGCTATTGGCTTATCATTATCTCACGGTCAACGGGGTGAGATAGtggtagaataaaaatatagtttttagcatTATCTAGTGAAGTGTGGCTATGTC encodes the following:
- the LOC132189692 gene encoding tryptophan aminotransferase-related protein 4-like, whose translation is MANKVNVSVVYLAWSAFSTVVNLFFVRNLYVGGDWNLSWSKKAAAEAEAVAAISCSGHGRAYLDGLVLNGKEPICDCNSCYGGPDCSLFLPACPANADSGDPYFLEPFWMQHATSSALVVAGWHRMGYSYSDHSFISPELESHIRTLHSVVGNAITAGRYIVFGAGSTQLLNAAVNALSSDNSSTPASVVALFPYYPVYKLQTELFQSKNYRFEGDASLWENRTSNATMNFIEFVTSPNNPDGQLRKAVLHGHPNAKAIHDHAYYWPHFSPIPTPADEDVMIFTISKLTGHAGARFGWAIIKDEAVYERMTTYMTLNTFGVSRDSQLRALKLIKVVLEDGAREIFEFGYEIMRDRWEKLSKTLSTSKRFSLQKLAPQYCSFSQKVRAPSPAYAWLKCEREEDRDCYSVLEAAGITGREGGLFGAELDRYVRLSLIRSQDDFDLLLHRLRKISGEEGAKPF